In Selenihalanaerobacter shriftii, the DNA window TAAAAATCAAATTTTAATAAAATTGAATTCTTTTTTAGGTGATTTAACACTGACTTGAACATTATTATCTTGAGACAAAGAATTAGGCAATATGTAAACTGCCATTCCTGCTTTATCAATGCTTAATTCATCATTTTTATTTTTAATTTGTTTCCTTCTCAATATTATTGATTAGTTTTCTATAGCGGTCAAAAACTCCTTCTTCTAAACAATAACACACTCTAGGTCCATCTATCCTTCCTTTTATCCAACCAGAGTACTTAAGTATTTTTAAATGTTGCGAAACAGTAGATTGTGAAATAGGTAATTGATCAACAATACTACTTACCATACAACGATTATCAGCAGGTAAATCAGTTAAAATTTGAAGTATTTTAATCCGATGAGGATGTCCTAATGCTTTAGATAATTGTGCAAAATTTTCTTGCCAAGTGTTATTAGTTTGTTGTAACATTATATCTCCCCTCTACTATTTAATGTGACTTTTGAGCTGTAATATAAGCAGAAAAAATGAAGCTCTCAGTATTAATTTCAGATGACCAGTCTTTAACAATTTCTTTACTATTCTCTTTTTTTATAATTTTAATATTTTCTAAATTAGTTTTTTCTAATGTTTTTTTAAACTTTTTAGGTGGTAAAGCACCAGCAATACAACTACTATAATTCTCTATATTATTTTTTATCTTTTCAGGAAATTCACCTTTCTTTAATATATCTGAAATGGCTAATGTCCCTCCAGGTTTCAATACTCTACAAATTTCATTAAATACAGCTTCTTTATAAACTGATAAATTGATTACACAATTAGAAATTACAACATCAACTGAATTATCTACTACTGGAAGATTTTCAATTTCTCCTAATCGAAAATCAACATTTGTAAAATTATTCTTCTTAGCATTTTTTCTAGCTTTACTAATCATTTCTGGAGTCATATCCACCCCAATAACTTTTCCCTTTGAACCAACTTCTCGAGCAGCAAGAAATACATCAAAACCAGCTCCACAACCTAAATCAAGTACTGTCTGCCCTTGATTTAAATTTGCTATAGCTCTAGGATTCCCACTACAACATCCACTACTACAGCAACCTGTATTTTCCCCTTTAGCTACTTGAGAATAATTATTCATTATCTTTTCTCTAATTTCATCTTTAGAGTTAGCCATTTTTATCCCCTCCTAAATTCATAATAACACATTAATCGTCAAT includes these proteins:
- a CDS encoding ArsR/SmtB family transcription factor; this encodes MLQQTNNTWQENFAQLSKALGHPHRIKILQILTDLPADNRCMVSSIVDQLPISQSTVSQHLKILKYSGWIKGRIDGPRVCYCLEEGVFDRYRKLINNIEKETN
- the arsM gene encoding arsenite methyltransferase, which codes for MANSKDEIREKIMNNYSQVAKGENTGCCSSGCCSGNPRAIANLNQGQTVLDLGCGAGFDVFLAAREVGSKGKVIGVDMTPEMISKARKNAKKNNFTNVDFRLGEIENLPVVDNSVDVVISNCVINLSVYKEAVFNEICRVLKPGGTLAISDILKKGEFPEKIKNNIENYSSCIAGALPPKKFKKTLEKTNLENIKIIKKENSKEIVKDWSSEINTESFIFSAYITAQKSH